The Usitatibacter rugosus genome segment TGCGTTGCGGATGCACGTTCGAAAGCCCGGAGCGCTTGAGGCGAGGCCCGAGGTTCGTGAGGCGCTTCTCGGAGATGTCGAAGGCGTAGAGGCGGCCCTGCGAAGCCATCGCGGCACCCATCTGCAGCGTCTTGCCGCCGGCGCCGGCGCAAAAGTCGACGATCATCTCGCCGCGCCGGGGCTCCATCAGCAGGCCCAGCAACTGGCTGCCTTCGTCCTGCACCTCGACCACGCCTTCGGTGAAGAGCACGTACTTGTTCAGCGCCGGCTTCTCCCGCAGGCGCACGCCCCAGGGTGCGAGCTTCGTGGGGACGGCGACGATGTTGTCGCGGTCGAACTTCTCCAGCACGGCTTCGCGCGGCGCCTTGAGCGAATTCACGCGCAGGTCGAGCGGCGCGGGCTGCTGGAGGCTGCGGGCGAGCGCGAGGATCTCCTCGTCGCTGTATTGCTTGCGCAGGAGGGCGATCACCCAGTCCGGAAGGTCTGCCTGAACCTCGAACGGCAGCGCCTCGGCCGGCTCGCTCTTCAATGTGACGAGCCAGGCCTTTTCCGTCGGGGTGAGCGCGGATTCGATCTGGCCGATGCCGACGCCCTGCACCTTCACGAGCGCGGCAAGCGCGATCTCCCGCGGCGTGGCGCCGGGCGTCACGTGCTCGAGGTAGCGGCGGCGGCGAAGCGCGGCATAGACCGTGTCCGCGATGAGCGCGCGGTCGCGGCTGCCGAGGTTCTTGTGCTCGCGGAAGAAGTGGTGGAGCGTTGCGTCCGCGGGTTGCCTCGCCGGAAGGATCACGGTGAGGGCCTGGACGATGGATTCCAGCTGGGGCTTGCCGATCTGCATGGGGTTACCGCTCGGAGATGGAGGTGGCTGTCTGCTCCACCATGAAGCGGTTGCGGGACACCGGGTAGCGCATCTTCACCGGCAGGTAGTGCTGGTCCACGCCGAGCCAGACGTCGACTTGCTCGTTCGCATCCTGGGTCGCATGGCGCAGGTGGAGCGCCTTCACGCGGCCGATGGGCAGCTCGATCTCCTCGACGCCGAGGACCTTCAGCTCGAAGGCGTAGAGCTTGCGCTGCGTGTAGACCTTCATCGACACGGCTTCGCCCTTGGGCGGCTCGTGCGCGAGCTGGAAGATCATCGAGAGCCAGTCGACGGTGTTGTCGGCGAGGCCGCCGGGCTTCTTCTCGCCGTTGCGGTTGAACTCCACCGTACGGTTCGCCCAGTCGAAGGTGAGGCTTTCCTCGGGGCCCTGGGGCTTGCGCTCGGAGAAGCGCTCGGGACGCAGGCCCGACTCGGTCACCGTGCCGGTGCTCTCCTGCAGGATGCGTCCCTCGAGGAACAGCGTGAAGAAGCCTTCGGCCTGGGCCGAGCCGCTGATGACGTAGCGATCGCCATCCCGCTTCCACGCGTACTGCGCGACGCCATCCGCAAAGGGGGAGGTGAGCGCGTAGCGGATCGAGAGATCGGCGGGCAGCGCGCGGACGGGGAAGGGCGCCGCCTTCGCGTCGGAGAGCGTGGTCGCGGGCGCGACCGAGGCGACCACTTCGGGCTTGGAGGGCTCCGGCGGTGCCAGCTCCGGCAGCGGCGGGAGGAGCTCGGGGAGGGACGCGGTGCCCTCACCGGTGAGCGAGGGAAGCAGCGGCAGCGAGGCGATGGCCTCCGTGGGCTTGCGCGGGCTTCGCGGACGCGGAGCGCGCGGCGGTGCCGCCTGCGCTTTGGGCGCCGGAGAGACCGACGCGGAGGGCGCAGGGACCAGCTCCGCCGTGTATCCGACGAGTTCGTCGGGCGCGGGTGCATCGAGCGACCGCGGGACACCGAGGATCGCCGCCGCGTGCACGACCACCGACACCACCAGTGCGAGCAGCACGTAGCGGAGGCGATGGGCGGATTGGCGGAGCGTCATGGGCGGTCAGCGGGCCTTGAGCGCGATCAGCGATTGCTCGAGACGCAGGCCCTTCGCATCCTCGAACACGACGCGCACGGGGAAATTGAAGCGGTCCTTGGCGAGCCAGACTTCTGCTCGCGTCTCGCCTTCGCGCACGACGCGCTCGTAGTGGACGGTCTCGAAGTCGCCGGCGGGCGTCTTCACCGTGGCCTCTCCGGTGCGCTGGTACGTGTAGCGCTCGACCTTGCGGCCGTTCGACATGGGGACCTCGAACGTCTCGCCCTTCGGGGCGACGTTCATGAACTGGTACATGATCGAGATGCGGTCCTGCGTGCCCGGGGGCAGTTCGACATCCTTCGACTCGCCGCGGAACTGCGAGCGCATCACGCCCGACTTCCAGTCGAACGTGGCGTGCACGTCGCGCGAGTTGTTGCCGGCGCGCTTCTGCTCGAACACCGCGGGCTCCAGGCCGTTGGGGCCGACGCGGCCCTCGCTCGAGAGGACGATGGAGTCGTCGAGGAAGAGCTTCAAGGGGCCTTCGCTCGAAGTCGTGCTGCGGATCACGTACGCGTTCGCGTTACGTTCGTAGGATTCGACGATGCGCCCGATCACGAGCCCGGCCTTGGAGACCTGGTACTCCGCGTCGATGCGCGTGGGCGCGGCCTGCGCTACGCACGCCGCGAAAAGGAAAAAGGAAGCCGCAATGCGCTTCATGGTGCCGTCCGGGGAGAAATGAGGGTGTCGGTAGAAACGCCCGACGCACTCGATTGGACGACACCGTTGCGCGGAAATTCAATCTTTCCCTCGGCGAGCCAGCGTGCGGCCTGCGGATAGATGCGGTGCTCCTGCGCGAGCACGCGCGCGGCGAGCGTGTCCTCCGTGTCGCCCGCGAGCACCGGCACGGCGGCCTGGATGAGGATCGGCCCGCTGTCGAGCGTGGCGGTGACGAAGTGCACGGTGGCCCCGTGGATCTTCACGCCCGCCTCGAGGGCCCGGCGATGGGTGTGCAGCCCGGGGAACGAGGGCAGGAGCGAAGGGTGGATGTTCACGAGCCGGCCGTGGAAGCGGTTCACGAACTTCTCGCCCACGATGCGCAGGAAGCCTGCGTAGAGGATCCAGTCCGGCCGGTGGGCCGCGATCGCGTCGCCGAGGGCCAGGTCGAACGTGTCGCGGTCGGGAAGGGCCTTGTGGTCCACCACGCGCGTGGGGATGCCCTTCGAAGCGGCCCACTCGAGGCCCTGGGCCTCGGGGCGGTTCGAGATCACCGCCTTGAACGTGAGACCGGTCCCGCCCTCGACCAGGGCCTGCATGTTGCTGCCCCGCCCCGAGATCAGGATGACGGCCGATTTCACACGACGACCGTCTTCGGCCCGCCCGGCTCGCGCTCCACGATCGCGCCGATCACGTGCGCGGGAATGCCGTGCGAGGCAAGCCCCTTCACGGCGGCGTCCGATTCGATTCTCGGCACCACGAGCACCATGCCGATGCCGCAGTTGAAGGTGCGCGCCATCTCGGCGTCGCCCACGCGCCCGTGGCGCTGCAGCCAGTCGAAGATCGCGGGGCGCTGCCAGCTCTTGCGGTCGATGCGCGCACAGAGATGCTCCGGGATCACGCGCGGGATGTTCTCGACGATGCCGCCGCCGGTGATGTGGGCGATGCCCTTCACCGGCACCTTCGCGATGAGGTCCAGCACCGGCTTCACGTACAGGCGCGTGGGCTCGATGAGCGCTTCGCCGAGCGTGCGGCCCTCGAAGGGGATTTCGTAGTCGCCGCCGTGCGTGGCGACGATCTTGCGGATGAGCGAGTAGCCGTTGGAGTGCGGGCCGGAGGACTCGAGGCCGATCACCGCGTCGCCGGCGGCGATCTTGGTGCCGTCGATGATCTTGTCCTTCTCGACCAGGCCCACGGCGAAGCCGGCGAGGTCGTATTCGTTCGGGTCGTACATGCCGGGCATCTCGGCGGTCTCGCCGCCGATCAGCGAGCAGCCGGAGAGCTCGCAGCCGAGGGCCACGCCCTTCACCACGTCCGCGGCGACGTCCACGTTCAGCTTGCCGCACGCGAAGTAGTCGAGGAAGAAGATCGGCTCGGCACCGAGCACGAGGATGTCGTTCACGCTCATCGCCACGAGGTCGATGCCGATCGTGTCGTGCTTCTTCAGGCGGAAGGCGAGCTTCAGCTTGGTGCCCACGCCGTCGGTGCCCGCGACCATCACCGGGTTCTTGAACTTCTTCGAGACCTCGACCAGGGCCCCGAAGCCGCCCAGGCCGCCCAGGACCTCGGGGCGCATCGTGCGCTTCGCGAAGGGTTTGATGCGTTCGACGAGCGCGTCACCCGCGTCGATGTCGACGCCGGCGTCGCGGTAGGTGAGGGAGGTGTGGGTATTGGAGGTCACGAGCGCGCAAGCCTTTGGAACTGGAGCGAAATTTTACCCCATCGCCCCCCCTCGCGTCGCTGTAAGGCCCCCGGGGTCCGCCCGACAGAGCAGGCAGTAGTCCCTCAACCCCTCGATACCCGGAGCCTGACCATGAAATCCATGAATGCCCTCGCCGCTGCCGCGCTGACCTCCCTCGCCTTCGCCGTCCCCTCCGCCTACGCGGACGACACGAAGAACGCCGACAACTTCGTGAAGATGTGCGACGCCGACAAGGACGGCACCATCTCGAAAGCCGAGGCGATGAAGATGGTCGAGAAGATGTTCGACAAGGCCGACACCAAGAAGGCCGGCCGCCTCGACAAGAAGCAGGTCGAGACCTTCCTCAAGATGCTCGTGTCGGACAGCGCGGGCGGCTGAAGCGCCTAGAGGCCCATTCCGTCCTTGAGGCGGAACTGCCACTTGAACTCGACGCAGATGTAATCGCGATCCTGCGGGAAGCCCGGCAGGATCGCGAACGTCCAGCTGCGTACGCCGCGCTTGATCGCCGGCTCGAACCACACCTTGTACGGGCCGGGCCGGACCTCGACGCCTGTGACACGCCCGTTGTTGGTGATGCGGACGACCCCGGTCACGTCGCCTTCGACGCGGTCGCGGTGCGCGGCTTCCGGATAGACGACCGGCGTGCCGGATTGCCGCCGCACCATCTCGTTGCCGCTGCGCAGGTCCACCTTGCCGGCGAGCGCGTCGGTGGCCGGCTGCACGGGCGAGGACACGCTCACCTTCGGCTTGCCATCGGCGACTTCGAACCACACCTGCATCGCGAGATCGCCCGCGACCGAGGCGCACGTGTAGGCGTGGATCGGCGGGACGAACAGCCAGTAGCGCGCGACGTCGCGGACGGCCGCGGCGAACGCCTCATCGCCGCCATTGATCTTGAACGTGGACATGTCGATCGAGCCGTCGCGGTTCACGCGCGCTTCGAGCGAGAGCGTGGCTTCGACGCCGCGCTGCAGCAGCGCGGGCGGATACTCCGGCGCAACGACCGACACGATGCGCAAGCCGCGCTGCGCGAGGGCATCGCCCGCGGCGGTGATCTCCTGGGCGTGCGCGGCGTCCAGGGCCATCGCAAGAGCCATGAAGGTCAGCCATCGTTGCGTCGTGGTCATTCGGGTCAGTCCAGCAGCTTGAAGGCCAGGGAGTGTTCGAGGCAGAGGAACGGCCGGTCTTCGAGCGCGCCCGGTTCGATGTCGTACGTCCAGCGTCTCAGTGCCGCCTTCGCCTCGGCGTAGAACGAGTCGTCGACGCGCGTGTTCTGGAAGACGATGCTTTGCACCGTGCCGTCGGCGCCGACCCTGGACAACGCGATGACGGTGGCGCTACCGATGTCCTTTCGGATCCCTTCCCGGGGAAACTTGACCCGGATCCGCCTGACGGGCTCGACGCGGAATTTCCGTCCGCTCTCGCGCTTCAACTCGTAGGGCTTGCCGGAGACGGGTTGCGAGACGCTCACCTTGGGCTTGCCGTCCACGATCTCGAACCAGACGCGCACCGTCGCCTCGCTCGCGACAGGCTCGCAGATTCGGGTATCGACTTCCGCGGAGAAAATCCAGTACGGAAGCACGTCCTCGATGGCCTTCTGGAATGCGGGATCGTCGGTGGAGGATCGGAACGTCGCGTCCTGCATCGATCCGCCCGCGGTGACCTTGCCCGTGACATCGACCGCGGCCTTCGTTCCCTGCGCCAACGCCTGCGCGGGATAGTCGGGAGGCACCACGCGGATCGGATGCGCGGGACGGGAGGCCAGCTCCGCACCCCAACCCGTCAGCTCCTGGGCGCACGCGAACCCGGAAAGCATGAGCAGGGCGAGCGCGAAGCCCGCCGTCTCACGCATCCCCACTGCCCTTCATCTGCGGGAGATGGGTCTTCGCGAACTCGAGCATGCGTTCGATCGGAATGCGAGCGCGCCGGCCGATCTCCGGATCCACGTGCACCTCGTTCTTCGGATTCGGGTTCTCGAGGACGGCGAGCAGGTTGTGCAGGCCGTTCATCGCCATCCATGGGCAGTGCGCGCAGCTCTGGCAGGTCGCGCCCTTGCCGGCGGTCGGCGCCTCGATGAAGGTCACGCCGGGCATGCGTTTCCTCATCTGGTGGATGATGCCGCCGTCGGTGGCGACGATGTACTCCTTCGCCTTCATGCGCTCGGCGGCCTGGATGATGCCGGTGGTCGAGCCCACCGCATCCGCGAGGTCGATCACGGCCTTCGGCGATTCGGGGTGCACGAGCACCTTCGCGCCGGGGTGCAGGAGCTTCAGCTCCTCCAGTTGCACGGCCTTGAACTCGTCGTGCACCACGCACGCCGCGTTCCACATCAGCATGTCCGCGCCGGTCACGCGCTGGACGTAGTCACCCAGGTGCTTGTCGGGCGCCCAGAGGATCTTCTTCCCCTGTGCGTGGAGGTGGGCGACGATCTTCTCGGCGATCGAGGAGGTCACCATCCAGTCGGCCCGTGCTTTCACCGCCGCGCTCGTGTTGGCATACACGACGACGACCCGGTCCGGATGCGCGTCGCAGAACTTCGAGAATTCGTCGATCGGCGTGGCGAGGTCGAGCGAGCACTCGGCGTTCAGGTCCGGCATCAGGACCTTCTTCTCCGGGTTGAGGATCTTCGCCGTCTCGCCCATGAAGCGCACGCCCGCCACGACGACCGTCTTGCCGGAGTGCGCATGGCCGAAACGAGCCATTTCGAGCGAATCCGAGACCGTGCCGCCAGTTTCCTGGGCGAGGTCCTGGATGTCGGGGTGGACGTAGTAGTGCGCGACCAGCACCGCGTCGCGTTCCTTCAGCAGGTGCTTGATGCGCTCGATGATCCGCGGCTTTTCCTCGGGCGTGACGAAGCGCGGCGGCGTCGCGGGGGCGATGGCGAGCTGGCCGTCGTAGCGTTCGAAGCGGATCTGGATCGGGTGTGCGACAGCCATTTCGTCTCGGTTCGTCTGCAGGGAAATCGATTCTGCCATGATAAGATTTCAGGCTACTTGAGACGGCGTACGGGTGGTTTTCCACCTGGCGCGCCCGGGCCAAGCCAGCCGGGCGAATCCGCCGGCGGCGCAGGTCCAGGGAACCCCATGAAGCAGCTCCTCCTCGACTTCGCCACGGCCCCCGCGCCGACCTTCGCCAACTTCGTTCCCGCCCGGAATGCGGAATTGCTGACCGCGCTCCGCGCTGCCGCGTCCGGCGAATCCTCCGAGCGTGTCCTCTACCTGTGGGGCGATTCGGGCGCGGGCAAGACCCATTTGCTGAGAGCCCTGGCCGATGCCGCCGGTTCGCGCGGCGCGCGTTTCGTCCGCGGCGACACCTTCTCGCAAGCCGACATCGCCCCGGTCCTCGCCATCGACGATATCGAGGGCCTGCCGGAGCCGGAGCAGATCGCGCTCTTCAACGCCTTCAACGAGCGTGCGTTCGCCTTCCTCGCCGTCTCGGCCAAGGCCGCGCCCCGGGATGTGGCGCTGCGCCGCGATCTCGCCACGCGCCTCGCCACGGGCCTCACCTACCGGGTGGTCGCGCTCTCGGACGACGAGAAGCGCGCCGCGCTCTCCGCCCACGCCAGCGCCCGCGGCTTCGCGCTCGCCGACGAGGTGTCCTCGTACCTCCTCACGCACGCCCGCCGGGACATGCCCTCGCTCATCGGCGCGCTGGATACGCTCGACCGCTACTCGCTCGAGACCGGCCGGCCGATCACCCTGCCGCTGCTGAAGGCGGCGCTGCAGCCACAAGCCTCCGCATGAAGCTGGCGCTCTTCGACCTCGACAACACGCTCCTCGCCGGCGACAGCGACTATCACTGGAACGAGTTCCTGATCGACAAGGGCATCGTCGACCGCGCCACGCACGACGAGGCGAACAAGCGCTTCTACAGCCAGTACGAGGCCGGCACCATCCGCATGGAGGACTGGCTCGCGTTCCAGCTGGCGCCGCTCGCGAAGCGCCCGCGCGCCGAGATCGACGCCTGGCACCGCGAATACATGGAACAGCGCGTCCGGCCGATCATGCTGCCCAAGGCGAAAGCGCTGCTGGAGAAGCACGCGAAGGATCTCCGCATCATCATCACGGCGACCAATCACTTCATCGTGGCGCCCATCTGCCGCGAGTTCGGCGTGGACAACGTCATCGCCTGCGACTACGAGGAGGTCGACGGCATGCTCACGGGCAAGCCGCGCGGCACGCCCTCGTTCGGCGCGGGCAAGGTCACGCGGCTGGCCGATTGGCTGGCCGCGCAGGGCAGGGCGATCGAGGATTTCGAGGAGAGCTGGTTCTACAGCGACTCCCACAACGACATCCCGCTGCTGGAGCGCGTGACGCATCCGGTGGCCGTGGATCCGGACGCGAAGTTGAAGAAGAAGGCAGAGGATCGCGGCTGGCCCGTGGTCTCCCTGCGCGAGGCGACATGATCAAGAAATACATCGACAAGCTTTTCGGCCGCGACCGGGCACCGCGCAAGGACGGGCGGCCCACGATCTACGGTCCGGACAAGCATCCCATCCGCCGCGAGGCCATCAGCAAGTGCGCCCGGCGCACGTGCGAGGAGCTGCAGCGCGCCGGCCACGCGGCCTTCGTGGTGGGCGGTGCGGTTCGCGACCATTTGCTGGGCCACGTGCCCAAGGACTACGACGTCGCCACGAGCGCCACGCCCGAGGAGGTGCGCTCGATCTTCCGGCGCTCGCGCATCATCGGGCGGCGCTTCCAGATCGTGCACGTGCTCTGCGGGCAGGATGTCGTGGAAACCTCCACGTTTCGCGCCCAGCTCACGCGCGAGGCCGACCCCGACAACACCGACGAGCATGGCCGCGTCCTCTCGGACAATGTCTTCGGCACTCAAGCCGAGGATGCCGCGCGCCGCGACTTCACCGTGAACGCGCTCTTCTACGACCCGGTGAAGGAAGAGGTGTGGGACTACCACCACGGCGTGAAGGATCTCGCCGCGAAGAAGCTCGTGATGATCGGCGATCCGGCGCTTCGCTATCGCGAGGACCCGGTGCGCATGCTCCGCGCCGCGCGCCTGGCCGCCAAGCTCGGCCTCACCATCGACGCGAAGACCGAAGCCCCGATCCACACGCACCGCCACCTGATCGAGAACGTGCCCCAGGCGCGCCTCTTCGAGGAGATCCTGAAGCTCCTCCTCTCCGGCAACGCGGTGGCGTGCACGCAGCTTCTCCGCAAGCTGGAGCTGCACCACGGCCTGCTGCCGCTGCTGGACGACGCGCTCGAGAACAAGGCGACGGGTCCCTTCGCGCTCGCGGCGCTGAAGGCCACGGACGATCGCCTGCGCGACGACAAGCCCGTGTCGCCGGCCTTCCTGCTCGCGGCGCTGCTGTGGGGCCGCGTCGAGAACGGCCTTCGCAAGCACGAGGATTCCGGCCAGCCCTCGATCCCGGCGCTGCACTCCGCCATGCACGAGGCGCTGGACGAGCAGCGCGTGTCGCTCGCCATCCCGCGCCGCTTCGACGCCACGATGAAGGAGCTGTGGCTGCTGCAGCCGCGCTTCCTGCAGCGCGGCGGCCAGCGGCCGTATCGCCTGCTCGAGCACCCGCGCTTCCGCGCCGCCTACGACTTCTTCGAGCTGCGGGCCCGTTCCGGCAATGCGCCGCTCGACATCGCGCAGTGGTGGGAGCGCTTCCAGGACGCCAATGCGGACGAGCGCGAGGAAATGATGGTCGAGGACGAGGCGGAGCCGAAGAAGAAGCGCCGCCGCCGTCGCGGCAAGCGCAAGACCGAAGGCGCCGCTCCCGGAGCGCAGCAACAGGCACCGCAAGGCGACGAGGAATGACGCGTGCGGCCATCGCCCTGGGCTCCAACATGGAAGAGCCCCTGGTGCAGGTGCGGCTCGCCTTCGACGAGCTGGCCGCGTTGCCGCAGACCGTGATGGTCAAGCGCTCGTCGCTCTATCGCACGGCGCCCGTGGGCTATGCGGAGCAGCCGCCGTTCATCAACGCCGTGGCGCTCGTGGACACCAAGCTCACCCCTCGCGCGCTGCTCGACCATTTGCTGGCGATCGAGAAGGCCCACGGCCGGGTGCGCGACATCCCCAACGGCCCGCGCACGCTCGATCTCGACATCGTCCTCTACGGGTCCTCGCGCCACAGCGAGCCGGGCCTCTCGATCCCCCACCCGCGCATGCACGAGCGTGCGTTCGTGCTCGCCCCGCTGCTCGAGGTCTGGCCGGACGCGGAGATCCCGGGGCAGGGCTCCGCCGCGCGCATCTACCCTTCCATGAACCGAACCGGAATCGAAAAACTGCAGGCGCGCGCATGAAGCAGAGATACATCGTCGTGGAAGGCCCGATCGGCTGCGGCAAGACCAGCCTCGCGCACAAGCTCGCCCAGAAGATGGGCGCCGACCTCCTGCTGGAAGAGCCGTCGTCCAACCCGTTCCTGCGCCAGTTCTACCAGGACATGCGCCGGTTCGCGCTGCCCACGCAGCTCTTCTTCCTCTTCCAGCGCGTGGAGCAGGTGGGGGCGCTGAAGCAGCCCGACCTCTTCGCCAAGCCCACGGTCGCGGACTTCACGCTCGCCAAGGACCCGCTCTTCGCCCGCCTCACGCTGAACGACGCGGAGTACCAGCTCTACAGCCGCATCTACGAGCACGTGCGTCCCCAGGCTCCGGTGCCCGACCTCGTGATCTACCTCCAGGCGTCCGTCGATACCCTGATCGACCGCGTGAAGCGCCGCGGCCACGCCTTCGAGGGGACCATCTCCGAGGACTACCTCCGGAAGCTCTCCGAGGCCTACTCGCGCTACTTCCACAGCTACGACGAGAGCCCGCTCCTGATGGTGAACAGCGAGCGGCTGAATTTCGTCGACAACCCGGCCCACCTGGACCTGCTGATCGAGCGCATGAACGCCATGCGGGGCGGCCGGGAGTTCTTCAACCGCGCCTGAAGTAAGTCCGGGCTCACATCCAACCTGTTGATTAATGGCAACTATCAGTTGCTTGACAAACTATCGGCTTTAGATAACCATTCGGTTAGATAACTGACGGGTTCCCAAAGCCATGTCCGCCCTCGCCACCTCCGTAGACCCGTTGAGCGCCACGTTCTTCGCGCTTGCCGACCCCACCCGCCGGGCCATCCTGGCGCGCCTCGCCAAGGGCGCGACCACCGTGAAGGAGCTCGCCTCCCCCTTCGCGATGAGCGGCCCCGCGGTCTCCAAGCACCTGCGGGTCCTCGAACGCGCCGGCCTGATCCAGCGCGGCCGGGAAGCGCAGTGGCGCCCCTGCACCCTGGAAGCCGGCCCCCTGAAGGACGTCGCCGAATGGACCGGCGGCTTCCGCCAATTCTGGGAGGCGAACTACACGCGCCTCGACACCTATCTCGACCAACTCAAGACCGAGGAAGACCCGAAATGAACGCCCGCATGCCCGGTACCAGCGAATACTCCACGCCTTCCGATCGCGAGATCCGCGTCGTCCGCGCCTTCAGCGCGCCCCGGAAGCTCGTCTACGAGGCCATGTCCAACCCGAAGCACGTGCCGAAGTGGATGACCGGGCCCGAGGGCGTGACGATGCCGGTCTGCGAGATGGACGTGCGCGCCGGCGGCAAGTGGCGCTTCGTCTACCGCATGGCGAACGGGCAGGAGATGACGCTGCAGGGCTCGTACCGCGAGATCGTCCCCCTGGAGCGCATGGTCTCGACCGAGTCGTGGGGACCGGAGTGGCCGGAGACCGTCAACACGATGGAGCTCGCCGAGTCACAAGGTGTTACGACAATGACACTGACCGTTCTCTATCCTTCGAAGGAAGCGCGCGATGCCGCGTTGGGGAGCGGAATGAAGGAAGGCATGGACAGGGGCTTCGCCAGGCTCGACACGCTGCTGCCGTCGTTCGCGTAGATGGCGAAGGACCCGCGGGTCGCCGAGGCGCTCGGCTGGCTGGAGAAGCAGGGCTCCGAGAAGACCCGCGTGGAAGCCCAGGTGCGCTACGGCATCACGGCGAAGAAGTCCTACGGCGTGAAGATGGGCGACGTGCAGGCGCTCGCCAAGGCGTTGGGCCGCGACCACGATCTCGCGGCCCAGCTCTGGGACACGGGCTGGTACGAAGCGCGGCTGCTCTGCGCCTACGTGGACGATCCCGCGAAGGTGACGGTCGCGCAGATGAACCGCTGGGCGAAGGACTTCGACAACTGGGGCATCTGCGACACGGTGTGCTTCAAGCTTTTCGACAACGTGCCCGGCGTCTGGTCGCGCATCGAGCCGTGGAGCAAGGCGAAGGGCGAGTACGAGAAGCGCACCGCGTTCGCGCTCATGGCCTGCATGTCGCTGCACGGCCAGGCGACCGACGCGCAATTGATGAAAGGCCTCGCGCTTTGCGAGAAGGCCGCGACCGACGAGCGCAACTTCGTGAGGAAGTCGGTGAGCTGGGCGTTGCGTTCGATCGGTATGCGCAACAAGGCGCTGCATGCCGCGACGTCCAGGGTGGCGGCGCGGC includes the following:
- a CDS encoding RsmB/NOP family class I SAM-dependent RNA methyltransferase, coding for MQIGKPQLESIVQALTVILPARQPADATLHHFFREHKNLGSRDRALIADTVYAALRRRRYLEHVTPGATPREIALAALVKVQGVGIGQIESALTPTEKAWLVTLKSEPAEALPFEVQADLPDWVIALLRKQYSDEEILALARSLQQPAPLDLRVNSLKAPREAVLEKFDRDNIVAVPTKLAPWGVRLREKPALNKYVLFTEGVVEVQDEGSQLLGLLMEPRRGEMIVDFCAGAGGKTLQMGAAMASQGRLYAFDISEKRLTNLGPRLKRSGLSNVHPQRIANENDAKVKRLRGKIDRVLVDAPCTGLGTLRRNPDLKMRQVETAVAELNVKQRNILDAAAALVKPGGRLVYGTCSLLEAENEAIVTAFLASHPDFKLVPAKDVFARIGIEVEGTGDYMHLLPHRHDTDGFFAAVLQREGK
- a CDS encoding DUF3108 domain-containing protein, with the translated sequence MTLRQSAHRLRYVLLALVVSVVVHAAAILGVPRSLDAPAPDELVGYTAELVPAPSASVSPAPKAQAAPPRAPRPRSPRKPTEAIASLPLLPSLTGEGTASLPELLPPLPELAPPEPSKPEVVASVAPATTLSDAKAAPFPVRALPADLSIRYALTSPFADGVAQYAWKRDGDRYVISGSAQAEGFFTLFLEGRILQESTGTVTESGLRPERFSERKPQGPEESLTFDWANRTVEFNRNGEKKPGGLADNTVDWLSMIFQLAHEPPKGEAVSMKVYTQRKLYAFELKVLGVEEIELPIGRVKALHLRHATQDANEQVDVWLGVDQHYLPVKMRYPVSRNRFMVEQTATSISER
- a CDS encoding DUF3108 domain-containing protein; translated protein: MKRIAASFFLFAACVAQAAPTRIDAEYQVSKAGLVIGRIVESYERNANAYVIRSTTSSEGPLKLFLDDSIVLSSEGRVGPNGLEPAVFEQKRAGNNSRDVHATFDWKSGVMRSQFRGESKDVELPPGTQDRISIMYQFMNVAPKGETFEVPMSNGRKVERYTYQRTGEATVKTPAGDFETVHYERVVREGETRAEVWLAKDRFNFPVRVVFEDAKGLRLEQSLIALKAR
- the purN gene encoding phosphoribosylglycinamide formyltransferase, producing the protein MKSAVILISGRGSNMQALVEGGTGLTFKAVISNRPEAQGLEWAASKGIPTRVVDHKALPDRDTFDLALGDAIAAHRPDWILYAGFLRIVGEKFVNRFHGRLVNIHPSLLPSFPGLHTHRRALEAGVKIHGATVHFVTATLDSGPILIQAAVPVLAGDTEDTLAARVLAQEHRIYPQAARWLAEGKIEFPRNGVVQSSASGVSTDTLISPRTAP
- the purM gene encoding phosphoribosylformylglycinamidine cyclo-ligase, which translates into the protein MTSNTHTSLTYRDAGVDIDAGDALVERIKPFAKRTMRPEVLGGLGGFGALVEVSKKFKNPVMVAGTDGVGTKLKLAFRLKKHDTIGIDLVAMSVNDILVLGAEPIFFLDYFACGKLNVDVAADVVKGVALGCELSGCSLIGGETAEMPGMYDPNEYDLAGFAVGLVEKDKIIDGTKIAAGDAVIGLESSGPHSNGYSLIRKIVATHGGDYEIPFEGRTLGEALIEPTRLYVKPVLDLIAKVPVKGIAHITGGGIVENIPRVIPEHLCARIDRKSWQRPAIFDWLQRHGRVGDAEMARTFNCGIGMVLVVPRIESDAAVKGLASHGIPAHVIGAIVEREPGGPKTVVV
- a CDS encoding energy transducer TonB; the protein is MTTTQRWLTFMALAMALDAAHAQEITAAGDALAQRGLRIVSVVAPEYPPALLQRGVEATLSLEARVNRDGSIDMSTFKINGGDEAFAAAVRDVARYWLFVPPIHAYTCASVAGDLAMQVWFEVADGKPKVSVSSPVQPATDALAGKVDLRSGNEMVRRQSGTPVVYPEAAHRDRVEGDVTGVVRITNNGRVTGVEVRPGPYKVWFEPAIKRGVRSWTFAILPGFPQDRDYICVEFKWQFRLKDGMGL
- the nadA gene encoding quinolinate synthase NadA; the encoded protein is MAVAHPIQIRFERYDGQLAIAPATPPRFVTPEEKPRIIERIKHLLKERDAVLVAHYYVHPDIQDLAQETGGTVSDSLEMARFGHAHSGKTVVVAGVRFMGETAKILNPEKKVLMPDLNAECSLDLATPIDEFSKFCDAHPDRVVVVYANTSAAVKARADWMVTSSIAEKIVAHLHAQGKKILWAPDKHLGDYVQRVTGADMLMWNAACVVHDEFKAVQLEELKLLHPGAKVLVHPESPKAVIDLADAVGSTTGIIQAAERMKAKEYIVATDGGIIHQMRKRMPGVTFIEAPTAGKGATCQSCAHCPWMAMNGLHNLLAVLENPNPKNEVHVDPEIGRRARIPIERMLEFAKTHLPQMKGSGDA
- the hda gene encoding DnaA regulatory inactivator Hda codes for the protein MKQLLLDFATAPAPTFANFVPARNAELLTALRAAASGESSERVLYLWGDSGAGKTHLLRALADAAGSRGARFVRGDTFSQADIAPVLAIDDIEGLPEPEQIALFNAFNERAFAFLAVSAKAAPRDVALRRDLATRLATGLTYRVVALSDDEKRAALSAHASARGFALADEVSSYLLTHARRDMPSLIGALDTLDRYSLETGRPITLPLLKAALQPQASA
- a CDS encoding HAD family hydrolase; its protein translation is MKLALFDLDNTLLAGDSDYHWNEFLIDKGIVDRATHDEANKRFYSQYEAGTIRMEDWLAFQLAPLAKRPRAEIDAWHREYMEQRVRPIMLPKAKALLEKHAKDLRIIITATNHFIVAPICREFGVDNVIACDYEEVDGMLTGKPRGTPSFGAGKVTRLADWLAAQGRAIEDFEESWFYSDSHNDIPLLERVTHPVAVDPDAKLKKKAEDRGWPVVSLREAT